The Thermodesulfobacteriota bacterium sequence ATTCCGTTAGTTTTGATTTTCATATCCTTTGGTTTTTTAAACGCCAATATTGGGATTACAGAGTCGGATGACCCTTCCAAAATGGCTTCAGATCTCTGGAACAAAATACAAGGTGATAAATACCGAGAGAACTGGAAATTATGGCCTGGTAAGGGGAAGTTCTATAAGGGTACCGAACCCCATGGAATGCTTCTCACTACATATTTGAATGAGGCTGGGTACCAAGCAGTTGAGAAAAAAGAAAAGCAGCTCCCTAATGGATCTATAGTGATTAAGGAAAATTATATGCCTGATAAAACACTAGGGGCAATCACGGTGATGCAGAAAATAGAAGGATATAACCCTGAGGGAGGCGACTGGTTCTGGGTAAAATTTAAACCAGATGGCAATCCTGAGACAGCGGAGATGGATGGCAAAAGTATGCCCGTTGCAGGAAAGGTTCCTATGTGTATTGGTTGTCATCAAGCTTCAAATAGTGGAATACGATATCTCATGACTAAATAAAATTAAGAAATATTGCACTTATCTTATCTCAATTAGTGCTATTCTATTTATCTGCGGTTTTGTTTGGTTTACGCTAGTTCGATGGAAGTGACATTTCATAATTGATGTATCAGCTCATTCTCTTTAATTATATTATTTCTGAATAGCTTTGACAGCAGAGGGGCTATCTATAATATGCCTCTTTACTCAACATCAAAATGAAACAATTAATAGTATAGGAGGCGATAGGATTCAGTTATGTGACTATTAATTGATCAACTCTCATTGTCATATCTATCATACTTTCTCTTAACCCCTACTCGCCTTTCCAATTCCTTTCTAAACTTTCTAACTTTTATTGCCACAATCGATAAATCCTTCTTAACTATTCTTTCCAATCATTCTATTTTGAGGTAGATTTTCAAAATGAATTCGATCTCTTTCTGAAATGAAGATATCTTAGCCGACATTACATGGTCTAATTAGATTGTAAAAACGCCGAGTATTTGAATCGTGTGTTTACTTAAAACATTTGTAATAGACTTAAAGAGATTGGTTTAATTTAGACGTT is a genomic window containing:
- a CDS encoding cytochrome P460 family protein yields the protein IPLVLIFISFGFLNANIGITESDDPSKMASDLWNKIQGDKYRENWKLWPGKGKFYKGTEPHGMLLTTYLNEAGYQAVEKKEKQLPNGSIVIKENYMPDKTLGAITVMQKIEGYNPEGGDWFWVKFKPDGNPETAEMDGKSMPVAGKVPMCIGCHQASNSGIRYLMTK